One genomic region from Jilunia laotingensis encodes:
- a CDS encoding UpxY family transcription antiterminator translates to MSDLVDSQISIRNSRLKLQWYALRITYSRELALKEYLDANGIENFIPMHYEYSVRNERRVRKLVPVIHNLVFVHSSRNRIDQIKDTMNMTLPIRYIMDKETRQPIIIPDSQMRSFMAIAGNYDQQLVYLEPSTVSFRKGDRVRVIGGAFAGIEGEFLRIKNDRRVVVSIEGVVAVATAFIHPSLVEPIIER, encoded by the coding sequence GTGAGCGATTTAGTTGATTCTCAAATTTCAATTCGTAATTCTCGATTGAAGCTACAGTGGTATGCCCTTCGTATCACTTACAGTCGCGAACTTGCATTAAAAGAGTATCTTGATGCCAATGGCATTGAGAACTTCATTCCAATGCATTATGAGTATAGTGTAAGAAATGAGCGTCGTGTTCGCAAACTGGTTCCTGTTATTCACAATTTAGTCTTTGTACATTCATCACGCAATCGTATTGATCAAATTAAAGATACGATGAATATGACTCTTCCTATCCGGTATATAATGGATAAGGAAACTCGTCAGCCGATTATTATACCTGACTCACAAATGCGAAGTTTTATGGCAATTGCCGGAAATTACGATCAACAATTGGTCTATCTTGAACCATCAACTGTTTCTTTCCGGAAAGGAGACCGCGTTCGTGTCATCGGAGGAGCTTTTGCAGGTATTGAAGGTGAGTTCTTACGTATAAAGAATGATCGGCGTGTTGTTGTATCTATTGAAGGGGTTGTCGCTGTAGCTACTGCTTTTATACATCCCTCGCTTGTCGAACCGATTATAGAACGTTGA
- a CDS encoding DUF4494 domain-containing protein: protein MAMHTWFECKIRYEKLMENGMNKKVTEPYLVDALSFTEAEARIIEEMTPFITGEFTVSDIKRANYSELFPSDEEAADRWFKCKLIFITLDEKSGAEKKSSTQVLVQASDLRDAVKKLDEGMKGTMADYQIGLVSETPLMDVYPYSAEPNDKPEV from the coding sequence ATGGCAATGCATACTTGGTTTGAATGCAAAATCCGTTATGAGAAACTGATGGAAAACGGAATGAATAAGAAAGTAACCGAACCTTATCTCGTGGATGCACTTAGCTTTACAGAAGCAGAAGCACGAATTATTGAAGAGATGACTCCATTTATCACAGGTGAATTTACCGTATCCGACATAAAACGAGCCAATTACAGCGAACTTTTCCCTAGCGATGAAGAAGCTGCCGACCGTTGGTTTAAGTGCAAACTGATTTTCATCACATTGGATGAAAAAAGTGGTGCTGAAAAAAAATCTTCCACACAGGTACTTGTACAAGCTTCCGACTTACGCGATGCCGTAAAGAAGCTGGATGAAGGAATGAAAGGGACAATGGCTGATTATCAAATCGGATTGGTATCGGAAACACCTTTGATGGATGTTTATCCATATAGTGCAGAACCAAACGATAAACCGGAAGTATAA
- a CDS encoding UpxZ family transcription anti-terminator antagonist: MQVKINTLRRAIHDLLYLGIDNEPIYSDQFCRLNSEVYQQTEALYECQGSTDEEEASLCIVLLLGYSVTAYDHGDKEAKVQSVLNRSWKILDRLPASLLKCQLLVICYGKVFDEALAKELNEIISGWNKAELTLEQTEVIEELKNLKENPYPFEEIKE, translated from the coding sequence ATGCAGGTAAAAATTAATACTTTGCGTCGTGCCATTCACGACCTTCTTTATCTTGGTATAGATAATGAGCCTATTTATTCCGATCAATTTTGCCGGCTCAACAGTGAAGTTTATCAACAAACAGAGGCTCTCTATGAATGTCAGGGTAGTACTGATGAAGAAGAAGCCTCTCTTTGCATAGTTCTTCTTTTGGGATATTCTGTTACCGCATATGATCATGGCGATAAAGAAGCAAAGGTACAATCTGTTTTGAATCGCAGTTGGAAAATTTTAGATCGTTTGCCGGCATCTTTATTGAAGTGCCAGCTATTGGTTATTTGCTATGGTAAGGTGTTTGATGAAGCGTTAGCAAAGGAATTGAACGAAATTATAAGTGGGTGGAATAAGGCCGAATTGACTTTAGAGCAAACAGAGGTTATTGAGGAGTTGAAGAACTTAAAGGAGAATCCGTATCCGTTTGAAGAAATAAAAGAATAA
- a CDS encoding ketoacyl-ACP synthase III — protein MALLTVRNVSLKGIASCVPANMEENAGLPLFKEDEAQKFSASTGIFRRRLADKNTTTSDLCYYAAEKLITELGWEKDSIECLVFVTQSPDYILPATSCILQERLGLGIDTYAIDISLGCSGWVYGLATISQMISASGMKRGLLLCGDTTTYTSTMDKSAYPLFGACGTATAFQFEENSAPMFMNLNTDGSGYKAIIIPDGGCRNPVTKDSLEYREIEEGISRNSLQTVLDGMDVFTFGISRAPQSVNKLLEYANVGRENVDYYLFHQANLFMNEKIRKKLKLTAEQVPYSLADFGNTSSASIPLTATTQIRGRLSGGKLKMVACGFGVGLSWGSVYLETNEIVCPDLIEI, from the coding sequence ATGGCGTTGCTTACCGTTAGAAATGTTTCGCTGAAAGGAATAGCAAGCTGCGTTCCTGCTAACATGGAGGAGAACGCAGGCCTGCCGCTTTTTAAGGAAGATGAAGCCCAGAAGTTCAGTGCTTCCACGGGTATTTTCCGGCGTAGATTAGCTGATAAAAATACTACAACTTCAGATCTTTGCTACTATGCTGCCGAAAAGCTTATTACAGAATTAGGGTGGGAAAAGGACAGCATTGAATGCCTGGTTTTTGTTACCCAGTCTCCCGATTATATTTTGCCGGCCACATCGTGTATCTTGCAAGAAAGGTTAGGCTTGGGAATTGACACTTATGCCATCGACATATCTCTGGGGTGTTCTGGTTGGGTTTACGGGCTGGCTACGATTTCACAGATGATTTCGGCATCGGGAATGAAACGGGGGCTTCTGTTGTGCGGTGATACGACAACCTATACTTCGACCATGGATAAAAGTGCCTATCCGTTGTTCGGGGCTTGTGGCACTGCTACAGCCTTCCAGTTTGAAGAAAATTCTGCCCCTATGTTTATGAATTTGAATACTGATGGTTCCGGTTATAAAGCAATAATAATTCCCGATGGCGGATGCCGAAATCCTGTAACGAAAGATTCTCTTGAATACAGGGAAATAGAGGAAGGCATCAGTCGAAACTCACTTCAAACCGTCCTTGACGGCATGGACGTATTTACGTTCGGTATTTCGCGTGCGCCACAGAGTGTGAACAAATTGTTGGAATATGCAAATGTGGGACGCGAAAATGTAGATTACTATCTGTTTCACCAGGCAAATCTTTTCATGAACGAAAAAATACGGAAGAAACTGAAATTGACTGCTGAACAAGTCCCGTACAGCCTGGCCGATTTCGGCAATACTTCTTCTGCGTCAATACCGCTTACTGCTACCACTCAAATCAGAGGGCGATTGTCTGGAGGCAAGTTGAAAATGGTGGCCTGTGGTTTCGGTGTAGGGCTTTCATGGGGGAGTGTTTACCTTGAAACGAATGAAATTGTTTGTCCTGATTTAATAGAGATATAA
- a CDS encoding DegT/DnrJ/EryC1/StrS family aminotransferase: protein MENKVITVTSPLLPSLDDFLPYMQDIWDRKWLTNNGYYHQELEKSLCEYLKVPYISLFTNGTLPLICALQALRITGEVITTPYSFVATTHSLWWNGIKPVFVDIDPMTCNIDPDKIEAAITPKTTAIMAVHVYGKPCDMERIQAIADKYGLKVIYDAAHAFGVEVNGKSILEAGDISTLSFHATKVYNTIEGGALVCHDENTKKRIDYLKNFGFAGETTIIAPGINGKMDEVRAAYGLLNLKQVSAAIESRHQVAVRYREALREIPGIHVMEDMLGVRHNYSYFPIFVDAERYGMSRDELYFKMKESNVLGRRYFYPLISEFSTYRGLESAKPEYLPVAHKVADSVICLPMHHALSPDDMNLILSIIKNK from the coding sequence ATGGAAAACAAAGTAATTACAGTTACTTCTCCATTATTACCTTCGCTTGACGATTTCCTACCTTATATGCAGGATATATGGGATCGTAAGTGGCTGACTAATAATGGCTATTACCATCAGGAATTGGAAAAATCTTTGTGCGAATACTTAAAGGTACCCTATATAAGCCTTTTTACAAATGGGACTTTGCCTTTAATTTGTGCTTTACAGGCATTACGCATTACGGGTGAAGTGATAACTACTCCTTATAGTTTTGTTGCTACCACTCACTCCTTGTGGTGGAATGGCATTAAACCCGTGTTCGTGGATATTGATCCGATGACATGCAATATTGATCCGGATAAGATAGAAGCAGCTATCACACCTAAAACAACGGCAATTATGGCTGTCCATGTTTATGGTAAGCCCTGTGATATGGAACGCATTCAGGCTATAGCTGATAAATATGGTCTTAAAGTGATTTATGATGCAGCTCATGCATTCGGTGTGGAAGTTAACGGCAAATCGATATTGGAGGCCGGTGATATATCAACATTGAGCTTTCATGCTACAAAAGTTTATAATACCATTGAAGGTGGTGCTTTGGTTTGTCATGACGAGAATACAAAGAAACGGATTGATTACTTAAAGAACTTTGGTTTTGCGGGTGAGACTACCATTATTGCTCCCGGAATTAATGGTAAGATGGATGAAGTTCGTGCTGCTTACGGATTATTAAATCTGAAGCAGGTAAGCGCAGCCATTGAATCCCGTCACCAGGTTGCTGTTAGATACCGTGAAGCACTACGTGAGATCCCTGGAATCCATGTGATGGAAGATATGCTGGGTGTCCGTCATAACTATTCTTATTTTCCCATTTTTGTGGATGCAGAGCGGTATGGCATGTCACGTGATGAATTATACTTCAAAATGAAAGAAAGCAATGTTTTAGGCAGGAGATATTTTTATCCGTTGATAAGTGAGTTTTCTACTTATCGGGGATTGGAATCCGCGAAACCTGAATACTTGCCGGTTGCCCATAAAGTGGCAGATTCCGTTATATGCCTGCCAATGCATCATGCTCTTAGTCCGGACGATATGAATTTAATTTTATCAATAATCAAAAACAAATAA
- a CDS encoding lipopolysaccharide biosynthesis protein, which yields MGESLKHTAVKGVSWSFADNIANSGITFLVGLVLARLLTPEEYGIMAMIAIFIAISNSIIDSGFSNALIRKTNVKRIDYNTVFYFNLVVGTAIYILLYLVAPLISDFFKEPLLVPVTRVIGLTLIINALAIIQRTIMVKEIDFKTQMKVSLIASLTSGGIGIGMAFYGCGVWSLVGQQVSRQLVNTFFLWFYSCWRPALEFSIDSFKKLFGFGSKLLLSGLIDTVYKNIYYIVIGRFYSSVQLGQYTRAEQFNTIFSSNLTSVVQRVSYPVLSSIQNEDERLREAYRKIIKVTMLVTFACMLGLAAVAKPLIIILIGIKWIPAVYFLQIICFAGMLYPLHAINLNILQVKGRSDLFLKLELIKKIIAIAPIVIGIFYGINYMLWGSVCISFISYFLNSHYSAVLIKYPTKNQLKDIFPTFLISLFVAAFMWSISLMDISVYLILPIQIIAGTLLAFCIYQKVKLPEYLEIRELVSSALKKKINY from the coding sequence GTGGGTGAATCCTTAAAACATACGGCTGTCAAAGGTGTTAGTTGGAGTTTTGCCGATAATATAGCTAATTCCGGTATTACATTTTTAGTCGGTCTGGTTTTGGCACGTCTGCTTACTCCCGAAGAGTATGGCATAATGGCTATGATTGCTATCTTTATCGCTATATCTAATTCCATTATTGACAGTGGCTTTTCGAATGCCTTAATCCGTAAAACGAATGTAAAACGAATCGATTATAATACGGTATTTTATTTTAATTTGGTAGTCGGAACTGCCATTTATATCTTGCTTTATCTGGTTGCTCCTCTGATCAGTGACTTTTTTAAAGAACCCCTTTTGGTACCAGTTACCAGAGTGATTGGATTAACTCTTATAATCAATGCACTGGCAATTATTCAGCGGACTATAATGGTAAAAGAAATCGATTTCAAGACTCAGATGAAAGTTTCTCTAATCGCATCTTTAACTAGTGGGGGAATCGGCATTGGCATGGCTTTTTATGGTTGTGGAGTCTGGAGTTTGGTCGGACAACAGGTTTCACGTCAGTTAGTTAATACGTTTTTTTTATGGTTTTATAGTTGTTGGCGTCCGGCTCTAGAATTTTCAATCGATAGCTTTAAAAAATTGTTTGGTTTTGGTTCAAAACTCTTGCTTTCAGGCTTGATAGACACAGTTTATAAAAATATATATTATATCGTGATTGGTCGTTTTTATAGTTCGGTTCAATTGGGGCAGTACACACGTGCCGAGCAGTTTAATACAATTTTTTCCAGTAATTTGACTTCTGTAGTCCAACGAGTCAGTTATCCGGTACTTAGCTCCATTCAGAATGAAGATGAGCGTTTGCGAGAGGCTTATCGTAAAATAATAAAGGTAACTATGTTGGTAACATTCGCATGTATGCTGGGACTTGCTGCCGTTGCAAAACCTTTGATTATTATTTTGATCGGTATTAAATGGATACCTGCCGTTTACTTTTTGCAAATTATTTGTTTTGCCGGTATGCTTTATCCACTCCATGCTATTAACTTGAATATTCTTCAGGTGAAAGGACGTTCGGATTTGTTTTTGAAATTGGAACTCATTAAGAAAATAATAGCAATAGCACCCATTGTTATCGGTATTTTTTACGGAATCAATTACATGCTTTGGGGGAGTGTTTGTATTTCTTTTATCTCCTATTTTTTAAATAGTCATTATTCGGCAGTGTTAATAAAATACCCAACAAAGAATCAACTAAAGGACATTTTTCCCACATTTCTGATATCCTTGTTTGTAGCAGCATTTATGTGGAGCATATCTTTAATGGATATTTCCGTTTATCTAATCCTTCCCATTCAAATTATAGCAGGTACTCTCTTGGCTTTCTGTATTTATCAAAAAGTAAAGCTTCCTGAATATTTGGAGATAAGGGAATTAGTGTCTTCCGCACTTAAAAAGAAAATAAATTATTAA